Below is a window of Nicotiana tabacum cultivar K326 chromosome 19, ASM71507v2, whole genome shotgun sequence DNA.
CCAATCCTAACACCAAAAGAGCAAAAAGAGACACAACTTAGCGTCCATATGAATAAATCGTAATGTAAATGAGCTAATTCTCCAAGTAGATGATGTCTCCTAATAATACTTGGCGAAAACATGCAATATTAGGGCAAACATCATGACCAAAATACCAAAGGTGAGATATTTCACTATTATACTTACCTGAATTGGGCTCCGCTGATAAGCATTTCTCGCCAAGTACTTTGGACCGAAGAAGAAGGCCGTTGGAGGATTGGTGGGTCCATTATCGTATGTTACACGATTATCAAGTTGAGATACCATTCCACTAGAAGACTGTAACTAGATAATAGTTTCAAACATGAAAAAGTTTTAGCTGACAGAAGAGATCATAGCAAAGATAAAGAAGGTAAATTATACCTTGGTAAAGAGAGTGGTTGCATTTAGAGTTAGGCCAGGCATATGAGCAGTGACAAATACAGCAACTAAAATCTTTTCTGGAAAGCTTTCCATGGCTTTAGATATGGCCAACCCACCGTAGCTATGTCCTACGAGAATCACTTTCTGATGTGCAGGAAGAGAAGCCATGAACTCCATTAGCGGACTGAAGTAATCCGACAAATGTGGGATTTCAAGAACCTGTTTTGGATTGACCCCTGAAGCACCCAAGTCCAGAGCTGTTACATTATGCCCTGAAGTTTTTATCGACGCCATAATCTTGTACCAAGACCAGGCTCCATGACACGCGCCATGAACTAGAACAAAGTGCTTGCTAGTTTTAGGCCATTTATGCCTTGATGTTGTTGAATTTACACATGGAAACAAAAGTATCAGTACTAAACTTATTAGAAACTTGATTTTCTCCATTTAACTTTTGTTCTCTTCTTTTGAACTCTGAGCACAATATATGACCCATTATAAGGCAATCTTGATACTCGAGGTGTTTGACCTTCTAACTTACTTCCCTGCTTAAGCAACCCCACGTCAAGTACTGTTTGTTGAGCATTTTATATTGAATATCTTTTCTGTACTTTTGATAATTCATCAAGTCAACTAGAGGAAGAAATTAGACAAGTAAGTTATTCAGGCTCTAGCTGCATAAAATAACAGTTAGTTAACaaatatcaaagtcaactgctgACTAAATCTCATCAAATCATTCCAATGTCCTTCTTTGAATAAAATTAGAACCAAGTGTGTTCAGCAAATAGAATGACTCAAGAAAAGACACTTTAACCACTTTCGTGAGGGTATGAAATGTTCAGAGTTGGACCAGGCATCATTTCAGTAACAAAAGCAAAACTGAAATCTTTTCTGCAAAGCTTTCCATGACCCGCCAATTTAAGTAAGATTTTGACATTAAAAAGGGTCGTGTTATAATCTTGAGTACATGGTTATTTATCCCATGTTGTTCCTTAGACATCTCGGCAAGTCAAAGGTAAGTACTAAGTTGGGGCTCCAGTTGTATTCCCAAACACGACATATATGTACATTAACTTTTGGAATCTATGATCTGATGAAAACAATTGCAACTTGTGATGGAATTATTAGAAGTTTTATTATTTTGTCAATGTCATGTAATGGAGATGTAATTAGGAAGGAACCATTTCACAGAACCCCCGATGCCAAGTGATAAGCCCAAGAATTAAGAACTTGCTTATGTACAACAGTGTCCACAATCTTTACACAATGAGCAAAAGACTGATTCATCATTTTAACACGTGAGAACAAGGGTAATctgattttatttcaattatgcATTATTCATGAAGATGTAATCAAGGTAGCTTGTCATTTGTTGGCGATACGCATAAGAAGAGTAAAAAGTTGAAGGGGCTTAGACATCATAGCCATGTGATCAGAGCCTGAAATCTCTTCCACTTCATCTGGTGGATTCTTTTCAATCATCAACTGTTGAAATTCTTTCGTTAGAACTTTATCTTCAGCAGAAACAATGAACACTCGCTTAACTGATCCATACTTTTTGCTTGAAAGAACTATCTCCTTTGATATGTCATCCGAACTGTATAAATATAATGGCCTTACTACTGTAGTAGCCAGTGCCCAGTCCTAATACCAAGAAAGGGGGAAAAAATGAAACACAGTTATAAGTTCCACAatataaaattaaagaaaaaaaggttCCACATTAATGTTGTGAAACAAGTCACTTCAGGGCCATTCTCATTATCAGAATACCAGTATTGAGCTATTTCAGTTTATTGTTTTTGTTATGCTTAATTACCTGAATTGGGCTCAGGGGATAAAGATAACTCGCCAAGTACTTCGGACCAAAGCTGAAGGTGGTTGGAGGATTCATAGGTCCATTATCGAATGTAACACGATTATCAAGTGCAGATATTGCTGCCTTGGATGACTGTAATGAAGTATAAAATTTTCAAACATGAGAAAGTGTAAGCTAACATAATAGATGATCATCTCATGGATAAAGTTGGCAATATGGAGGAATGGTACCTCAGTAAAGATGGTGGTTGCATTGAGAGTTGGACCAGGCATTAGAGCAGTGACAAATACAGCAACTGAAATCTTTTCTGGAAAATTTTCCATGGCTTTAGAAATGGCAAATCCACCAAGGCTATGACCGACAAGAATTACTTTTTCATCTGCGGGAAGAGAAGCCATGAACTCCATTAGCGGACTAAAATAATCCGATAAATGTGGGATTTCAAGGACCTGCTTCGGGTTGACCCCTGAAGCACCTAAGTCCAGAGCTGTTACATTATGTCCTGAAGTTTTTAACGACGCCATAATCTTGTACCAAGACCAGGCTCCATGGCAAGCCCCGTGAACTAGCACGAAATGCTTGCTCGTTTTAGGCCATTTAGGCCCTGATATTGTTGCATTCACATATGACAACACAAGTACTAGAACTAGACTTGTTAGAAACTTGCTTTTCTCcatctttatttcctttcttttgAAAAATGAGCACATAGTACGAACCATTACAAAGGGGATATTATAATTTGTGGAGTTTGACTTTTGGTAACTTACTTTCATGCTGAAGTAACCCCATGTTATAGGTGCTATATTGggcatttcatttttatattggATGTGTTTTCTTGCAAGTCTAAGCATTCACCAAATCATCTAGAGGAAGAAAATAAGGAATTAAATTAATCGGGCTAGAGATTATAGAAATAGACTAATTATCTGTTCCACTGAAAATTtaacaaaatatcaaataaagatAGAAGTCTTTGAAAAGGTTAATGATGCAGTTTGCAGGATAAAAAGGAGATTTTTCAGTCAAAGTACAACCATTTAGCATCAAAGTTCAGGGCAATATTGAAGTGCCAACTATTATCAGAGTTATTAATTCTATGGTTTACAGAAGATGGAAAAGCTCCATCCTATAATTAAACATATTTCTGGGCAATGTgcagaaaatgaacaaaaatatcaCCAGACTTGACATCATGACCATGtcatcttttccttcaatttcttcCACTTCATTTGGCGGACTTTATGACACAACTAATTCCGTTTGATTCATTAACTTTTCAAGAGGTACACCGTACACTTGACATTTTCCATCGAAGAGAATACTTCTTTCACTTTTGATATTTGAGCTGTTAGGACATTGTAGGTAAATCCCATATCATGATAtctgtcatgggcggctttccagccatgccccatgatcccttggacgcgccccgtggcgtcctggccagcctcccaacgcccgtcgccacggtcggccccgtggtctcggcagctccaagtgacaagcgcgcatgtgcctctgtcgccccaccgatagccatcgccagcgcccagccacaggcaaaagccaacagcgccgcgcgcgcagaccctgattgctgccaacggacttgctgctgctttgtagaagactaagtccttttcattgtaaatatagagtagttttgctgcattttctttaagtgtgattttccagctttcataggtctagtcatgtaactttggtttattttttttaagcattattaagggggaccaagcaatcaaaactttcaagcaagcaaacaattctctgtactagtgtctctccccccgacaccgtcttgttttctgtaatagctttcattcaatgcaatcaagctttctttcattctcaattctcttttctgctctct
It encodes the following:
- the LOC107822430 gene encoding methyl jasmonate esterase 1-like isoform X1, with the protein product MEKIKFLISLVLILLFPCVNSTTSRHKWPKTSKHFVLVHGACHGAWSWYKIMASIKTSGHNVTALDLGASGVNPKQVLEIPHLSDYFSPLMEFMASLPAHQKVILVGHSYGGLAISKAMESFPEKILVAVFVTAHMPGLTLNATTLFTKLQSSSGMVSQLDNRVTYDNGPTNPPTAFFFGPKYLARNAYQRSPIQDWVLATTLARPLYIYSEEDISKEMVLSNKRYGSVRRVFIVAAEDKTLLKEFQEWMVEKNPPDEVEEIPGSDHMVMMSKPLHLFNLLLRIAQK
- the LOC107822430 gene encoding methyl jasmonate esterase 1-like isoform X2, with translation MEKIKFLISLVLILLFPCVNSTTSRHKWPKTSKHFVLVHGACHGAWSWYKIMASIKTSGHNVTALDLGASGVNPKQVLEIPHLSDYFSPLMEFMASLPAHQKVILVGHSYGGLAISKAMESFPEKILVAVFVTAHMPGLTLNATTLFTKSSSGMVSQLDNRVTYDNGPTNPPTAFFFGPKYLARNAYQRSPIQDWVLATTLARPLYIYSEEDISKEMVLSNKRYGSVRRVFIVAAEDKTLLKEFQEWMVEKNPPDEVEEIPGSDHMVMMSKPLHLFNLLLRIAQK
- the LOC107822429 gene encoding methyl jasmonate esterase 1-like, which gives rise to MVRTMCSFFKRKEIKMEKSKFLTSLVLVLVLSYVNATISGPKWPKTSKHFVLVHGACHGAWSWYKIMASLKTSGHNVTALDLGASGVNPKQVLEIPHLSDYFSPLMEFMASLPADEKVILVGHSLGGFAISKAMENFPEKISVAVFVTALMPGPTLNATTIFTESSKAAISALDNRVTFDNGPMNPPTTFSFGPKYLASYLYPLSPIQDWALATTVVRPLYLYSSDDISKEIVLSSKKYGSVKRVFIVSAEDKVLTKEFQQLMIEKNPPDEVEEISGSDHMAMMSKPLQLFTLLMRIANK